In the Vibrio gigantis genome, one interval contains:
- a CDS encoding ABC transporter substrate-binding protein: protein MKTMKSKLAVALMAAGLSFSAAAADITVGYAADPVSLDPHEQLSGGTLQMSHMVFDPLVRFTQEMDFEGRLASSWERVDETTFRFNLRKGVKFHSGNELTADDVVWTFERLQASPDFKSIFTPYEKMVKVDDYTVELISKAAYPLVLQTATYIFPMDSKFYSGQTAEGKDKSELVKHGNSFASTNVSGTGPFIVTQREQGVKVTFERFNDYWDTETEGNVDKLTLVPIKEDATRVAALLSGDVDMIHPVAPNDHKRVKNAKNIDLVTLPGTRIITFQMNQNSNEALKDVRVRQAIVHAINNEGIVKKIMKGFATAAGQQSPTGYAGHNEDLVPRYDLKKAKELMKEAGYEDGFTLTMMAPNNRYVNDAKVAQASAAMLSKIGIKVDLKTMPKAQYWPEFDLCSADMMMIGWHSDTEDSANFNEFLTMTRNEETGRGQYNCSGYSNPEMDAIVEASNTETDPVKRSEMLKGVEATLYNDAAFVPLHWQSEAWGAKSNVGAADVVNPMVMPYFGDLVVK, encoded by the coding sequence ATGAAAACCATGAAAAGCAAATTAGCAGTAGCTTTAATGGCAGCTGGCCTAAGCTTTAGTGCAGCAGCAGCAGATATTACCGTTGGCTACGCAGCTGACCCAGTATCACTTGACCCGCACGAGCAGCTGTCTGGTGGCACACTGCAAATGTCTCACATGGTGTTTGACCCTCTAGTACGTTTCACTCAAGAGATGGATTTTGAAGGCCGCCTAGCATCTAGCTGGGAGCGTGTTGATGAAACGACTTTCCGCTTTAACCTACGTAAAGGTGTGAAATTCCACTCTGGTAACGAACTGACTGCTGATGATGTTGTGTGGACTTTTGAACGTCTACAAGCTTCTCCAGACTTTAAGTCTATCTTCACGCCATACGAGAAGATGGTAAAAGTGGATGACTACACAGTTGAGCTTATTTCTAAAGCGGCTTACCCACTAGTACTACAAACAGCAACTTACATCTTCCCAATGGACAGCAAGTTCTACTCTGGCCAAACAGCGGAAGGTAAAGATAAGTCTGAGCTAGTTAAGCACGGTAACTCGTTTGCTTCGACTAACGTTTCAGGTACTGGTCCTTTCATCGTAACGCAGCGTGAGCAAGGCGTTAAAGTAACGTTCGAACGTTTCAACGATTACTGGGATACAGAAACTGAAGGCAACGTAGACAAGTTAACGCTTGTGCCAATCAAAGAAGACGCAACACGTGTTGCAGCACTTCTTTCTGGCGACGTTGATATGATTCACCCTGTAGCACCAAATGATCACAAGCGTGTTAAAAACGCTAAGAACATCGATCTAGTAACGCTACCTGGTACTCGTATCATCACGTTCCAAATGAACCAAAACAGCAACGAAGCTCTTAAAGATGTTCGCGTTCGTCAGGCGATTGTGCACGCAATCAACAACGAAGGTATCGTTAAGAAGATCATGAAAGGCTTCGCAACAGCTGCTGGTCAGCAAAGCCCAACAGGCTACGCGGGTCACAACGAAGACCTAGTTCCTCGTTACGATCTGAAAAAAGCGAAAGAGCTGATGAAAGAAGCGGGTTACGAAGATGGCTTTACGCTAACTATGATGGCGCCAAACAACCGTTACGTGAACGATGCGAAAGTAGCGCAAGCGTCTGCAGCAATGCTGTCTAAGATTGGCATCAAAGTTGATCTTAAGACTATGCCTAAAGCACAGTACTGGCCTGAGTTTGACCTATGTTCAGCAGATATGATGATGATCGGCTGGCACTCAGATACAGAAGATTCAGCTAACTTCAACGAGTTCCTAACTATGACTCGTAACGAAGAGACTGGCCGTGGTCAATACAACTGTTCTGGTTACTCAAACCCAGAGATGGATGCGATCGTAGAAGCTTCTAACACTGAAACTGACCCAGTTAAGCGTTCTGAAATGCTGAAAGGCGTTGAAGCAACTCTATACAACGACGCAGCATTCGTACCGCTACACTGGCAAAGTGAAGCGTGGGGCGCGAAGTCTAACGTAGGTGCAGCAGACGTAGTAAACCCAATGGTTATGCCTTACTTCGGCGACCTAGTTGTAAAATAA
- a CDS encoding ABC transporter permease yields the protein MVTFLVKRLFQALIVMFVISLVAFAIQDNLGDPLRELVGQSVSESERQALRDELGLNDPFITKYTRFVGAALQGDLGTSYFFKRPAVDVILDKLVATLELVFGASLIIVCLSIPLGVYSAIHPKSFFTKLVMAGSSIGISVPVFLTAIMLMYVFSIELGWLPSFGRGETANWFGWESGFLTIDGLAHLVLPSIALASIMLPLFIRLVRSEMLEVLSSEYIKFGKAKGLALNKIYYQHALKNTMLPVLTVGGVQIGTMVAYTILTETVFQWPGTGFLFLEAINRVDTPLITAYVIFVGLIFVVTNTIVDLLYGIINPTVNITGKGA from the coding sequence ATGGTTACGTTTCTGGTCAAGCGCCTGTTTCAGGCACTGATAGTGATGTTTGTGATCAGTTTGGTGGCGTTTGCCATTCAGGATAACCTGGGCGACCCGTTGCGTGAGTTAGTCGGTCAATCTGTTTCAGAATCGGAGCGTCAAGCGCTGCGTGATGAACTCGGCTTAAATGATCCCTTCATTACAAAATACACTCGCTTTGTGGGCGCAGCTCTACAAGGTGATCTTGGTACTTCATATTTCTTTAAACGCCCAGCTGTGGACGTAATCTTAGATAAACTCGTAGCAACGCTTGAACTTGTGTTTGGCGCTTCTCTGATCATTGTTTGTCTATCGATTCCACTTGGCGTTTATTCTGCAATACACCCAAAAAGCTTCTTCACTAAACTGGTGATGGCGGGCAGTAGTATCGGCATTTCTGTGCCTGTTTTCTTAACTGCAATCATGTTGATGTATGTATTCTCTATTGAATTAGGTTGGCTGCCGTCGTTTGGACGTGGTGAGACCGCAAACTGGTTTGGTTGGGAGTCTGGCTTCTTAACGATAGATGGCCTTGCGCACTTAGTGCTGCCGAGTATTGCTTTGGCGTCTATCATGTTGCCTCTGTTCATTCGTCTAGTGCGCTCTGAAATGCTAGAGGTTCTTAGTTCTGAGTACATCAAGTTTGGTAAAGCAAAAGGCCTAGCGCTGAACAAGATCTACTACCAACACGCTTTGAAGAACACAATGCTGCCTGTACTAACGGTAGGTGGTGTTCAAATCGGTACTATGGTGGCTTACACCATTCTTACTGAAACCGTATTCCAGTGGCCGGGCACCGGCTTCCTATTCCTTGAAGCGATTAACCGAGTGGATACACCACTGATTACCGCATACGTTATCTTCGTAGGTCTTATCTTCGTAGTAACGAACACCATTGTTGACCTGCTATACGGCATCATTAACCCAACAGTGAACATTACAGGGAAAGGAGCATAA
- a CDS encoding ABC transporter permease: MEQTTTAPSRWERFKQSDILYYFLRDKVAMVSFAIFAAFLVMALAAPILAPTDPYDVTSIDIMDSELPPSWMEDGEERFLLGTDEQGRDILSTMLYGSRLSLTIGFLAVGLQLTLGIIIGLSAGYFGGRIDSFLMRFADVQLSFSTMMVAIIVSAIFKASFGSDFYAQYAVVMLVVIIGIAEWPQYARTIRASVLAEKKKEYVEAARVMGFRAPRIMFRHILPNCLSPILVISTVQVANAIMSEAALSFLGLGLPVDQPSLGALISTGFNYIFSGAWWITAFPGVLLVTLVLVINLLGDWLRDVFNPKIYKG; encoded by the coding sequence ATGGAACAAACAACAACAGCTCCATCTCGTTGGGAGCGATTTAAGCAGTCAGACATTCTGTACTACTTCTTACGCGACAAAGTGGCAATGGTCAGCTTTGCGATCTTTGCAGCCTTCTTAGTGATGGCACTAGCCGCACCGATTTTAGCGCCAACAGACCCTTATGACGTGACGTCTATCGATATCATGGATTCAGAGCTGCCACCATCTTGGATGGAAGACGGTGAAGAGCGTTTCTTACTGGGTACTGATGAGCAAGGTCGTGACATTCTATCGACGATGCTTTACGGCTCTCGTCTTTCGTTGACGATTGGTTTCTTAGCGGTTGGCCTTCAGCTGACTCTAGGTATCATCATTGGCCTGTCTGCGGGTTACTTCGGTGGTCGTATCGATAGCTTCCTGATGCGTTTTGCCGATGTTCAGCTTTCGTTCTCGACCATGATGGTTGCGATTATTGTATCGGCTATCTTTAAGGCAAGTTTCGGTAGTGACTTCTACGCGCAATATGCCGTTGTTATGCTGGTGGTGATCATCGGTATTGCCGAATGGCCGCAGTATGCGCGTACAATCCGTGCATCGGTATTGGCAGAGAAGAAGAAAGAGTATGTAGAAGCGGCGCGTGTGATGGGCTTCAGAGCACCTCGCATCATGTTCCGTCATATTCTGCCTAACTGTTTATCACCGATTTTGGTTATCTCTACGGTACAGGTGGCAAATGCCATCATGTCAGAGGCGGCACTTTCTTTCCTAGGTTTAGGTCTTCCGGTGGACCAACCGTCACTCGGTGCCCTGATCAGTACTGGTTTTAACTACATTTTCTCAGGAGCATGGTGGATCACAGCATTCCCAGGTGTACTTTTGGTAACATTGGTTCTAGTTATTAACCTATTAGGCGACTGGTTACGCGACGTGTTTAACCCGAAAATTTATAAAGGGTGA
- a CDS encoding SPOR domain-containing protein, with amino-acid sequence MKLTMNAVCRAVMRNYRMGLIAASLLVSSQVSAESVLCDATQASTNQLPQLEQSCPIGKGVWGSKAPKRHSDNELFWVQCGLLNKPLSLSRAKPLYEKISTNVWMKPEGSDYRCLIGPYSTFSDARKDLAQVRKVPGYGEAFIRMVDKSKTSSQPIVAKEAEPKVVKPKAPAKPKPIAAKQAAAVTSAASIQTLPSGNASSDNDLEIEIRVTADVAGSQYAIPYLLDHQQQFYMEQGKPWSRLDYDSAELVCNQVNMKLMSEKQWQSILSSKVMEKQNWPMHLPYWGADKKGLFTNGNVNQLKGSSLLNVMCVK; translated from the coding sequence ATGAAATTGACAATGAATGCTGTATGTCGTGCTGTGATGAGAAATTATCGTATGGGGCTTATCGCTGCATCCCTTTTGGTATCGAGCCAAGTGAGTGCAGAATCGGTTCTATGTGATGCCACTCAGGCAAGCACCAATCAATTGCCACAGCTAGAGCAGTCATGTCCGATTGGTAAAGGTGTTTGGGGCAGTAAGGCACCTAAACGTCATTCAGATAACGAACTGTTCTGGGTTCAATGTGGTCTGCTGAACAAGCCTTTGTCACTGAGCCGTGCAAAACCTCTTTATGAAAAGATCTCGACTAACGTTTGGATGAAGCCTGAAGGAAGTGACTACCGTTGCTTAATCGGCCCTTATTCAACCTTCTCTGATGCAAGAAAAGATCTAGCTCAAGTACGTAAGGTTCCTGGTTACGGTGAAGCCTTTATTCGTATGGTCGATAAGTCTAAAACCTCATCGCAACCTATCGTTGCAAAAGAGGCAGAACCAAAAGTGGTTAAGCCTAAAGCCCCAGCAAAGCCAAAACCAATCGCAGCTAAGCAAGCGGCTGCGGTAACGAGCGCTGCCTCTATTCAGACGTTACCAAGCGGTAATGCGAGTTCAGATAACGATCTGGAAATCGAAATCCGCGTGACAGCAGATGTTGCGGGTAGCCAATATGCGATTCCTTACCTTCTTGACCATCAACAGCAGTTCTACATGGAACAAGGTAAGCCTTGGAGCCGCCTAGATTACGATAGCGCTGAATTGGTGTGTAATCAGGTCAACATGAAGCTGATGAGTGAAAAGCAATGGCAGAGCATCTTGAGCTCAAAGGTTATGGAAAAACAGAACTGGCCAATGCATCTACCGTACTGGGGCGCAGATAAGAAAGGTCTGTTTACCAACGGTAACGTAAACCAATTGAAAGGCTCTTCACTGCTCAATGTGATGTGTGTGAAATAA